One stretch of Methylopila sp. 73B DNA includes these proteins:
- a CDS encoding response regulator, translating to MCAPFGHDASSAIALLQNAGYAAKALAGLSDVDALLDERVGALLLTEEALRHGDSGLTRALEAQEPWADLPILFLTAPRSRSASWQTEHVRFRLPSRATNVIVLERPIGAVSLVSAVASALRGRRKQYEIRDSIAAQKRAADKLDELVKERTRDLEQALLQLREEVAERERAEEQLRQAQKMEAVGQLTGGIAHDFNNMLTGVMGSLDIIRRRIDSGRLDDLDRFMTAASTSAQRAANLTQRLLAFSRRQSLDPRAIDVNGLVRSLEELMLRTIGESIVLRLALAERLNSAVADANQLESAILNLAINARDAMPDGGALTVETRAVQIEPGEQFEDRDLPAGAYIVITITDTGVGMSKETIKKVFDPFFTTKPIGQGTGLGLSMVYGFAKQSGGQAKVSSRVGQGTSVSLYLPSAGSSFVQAGAVQPVGQLIADGDGERVLIVEDEDAVRQVLREALNELGYRTEEAADGPAALRLLTSETRFDMMISDVGLPGMNGRQLADEARVARPSLPILFVTGYAENAEMRAGFLGANMSMITKPFTLETVAEKVRSMLAVDTPPASRTIDLDRAPRAD from the coding sequence GTGTGCGCTCCGTTCGGCCACGACGCTTCAAGCGCCATCGCCCTCCTTCAGAACGCCGGCTACGCCGCTAAGGCCTTGGCGGGTCTCTCCGACGTCGACGCGCTTCTGGACGAACGCGTCGGAGCCTTGCTGCTGACCGAGGAAGCCCTGCGGCACGGCGACAGCGGGCTGACGCGCGCTCTGGAAGCCCAGGAGCCCTGGGCGGATCTGCCGATCCTATTTCTGACCGCGCCGCGATCGCGTTCTGCGTCCTGGCAGACGGAGCACGTCCGTTTTCGTCTGCCGTCGCGGGCGACCAACGTCATCGTGCTCGAGCGCCCGATCGGGGCGGTGTCGCTCGTGAGCGCCGTCGCCTCGGCGCTGCGCGGGCGCCGCAAGCAGTATGAAATCCGGGACAGCATCGCCGCGCAGAAACGGGCGGCCGACAAGCTGGATGAGCTCGTGAAGGAGCGGACTCGCGATCTGGAGCAGGCGCTGCTGCAGCTTCGGGAGGAGGTCGCGGAGCGCGAGCGGGCCGAGGAGCAACTTCGCCAGGCTCAGAAGATGGAGGCCGTCGGCCAGCTCACCGGCGGCATCGCGCACGATTTCAACAACATGCTGACGGGCGTCATGGGCTCGCTCGACATCATCCGGCGCCGGATCGACTCAGGCCGGCTTGACGACCTCGATCGGTTCATGACCGCCGCCTCGACGTCCGCGCAGCGCGCTGCGAACCTCACCCAGCGCCTCCTGGCCTTCTCGCGGCGCCAGTCGCTCGACCCGCGGGCGATCGACGTCAACGGGCTTGTGCGCTCGCTCGAAGAGCTGATGCTGCGGACAATCGGCGAAAGCATCGTGCTGCGGCTCGCTCTGGCCGAGCGCCTCAATTCCGCAGTCGCCGACGCGAACCAGTTGGAAAGCGCGATTTTGAACCTCGCGATCAACGCGCGCGACGCGATGCCGGACGGCGGCGCGCTGACCGTCGAAACCCGCGCGGTCCAGATCGAGCCCGGCGAACAGTTCGAGGACCGTGACCTGCCTGCGGGCGCTTACATCGTCATCACGATCACGGACACCGGCGTCGGGATGTCGAAGGAGACAATCAAGAAGGTCTTCGACCCCTTCTTCACGACCAAGCCGATCGGCCAGGGAACCGGCCTGGGTCTGTCGATGGTCTACGGCTTCGCGAAGCAGAGCGGGGGACAGGCCAAAGTCTCGAGCAGGGTCGGGCAGGGCACGTCCGTCAGCCTTTACCTGCCCTCCGCGGGATCGTCGTTCGTCCAGGCGGGCGCGGTTCAGCCCGTTGGGCAGCTTATCGCTGATGGCGACGGCGAGCGCGTGCTGATCGTCGAGGACGAGGACGCCGTTCGGCAGGTGCTGCGCGAGGCCTTGAACGAACTTGGCTACCGGACCGAGGAAGCGGCGGACGGACCGGCGGCGCTGCGCCTACTCACCTCTGAGACACGTTTCGACATGATGATCTCCGACGTCGGTCTCCCCGGCATGAACGGACGCCAGCTGGCGGACGAGGCGCGGGTCGCAAGGCCGAGCCTGCCTATCCTGTTCGTGACGGGATATGCAGAAAACGCGGAAATGCGCGCCGGATTTCTCGGCGCCAACATGTCGATGATCACCAAGCCGTTCACGCTCGAGACCGTCGCCGAAAAGGTCCGGAGCATGCTGGCGGTCGACACGCCGCCGGCAAGCCGCACGATCGATCTCGATCGAGCGCCGCGCGCGGACTGA
- a CDS encoding beta-ribofuranosylaminobenzene 5'-phosphate synthase family protein, with protein MDRTSTPATPPRRGSEAPHAVRVSAPGRLHVGFLDLGGALGRRYGGLGLSLETPVTRVTLRRAARLSATGPDADRAAAAVRTIATAFRVSEKVAVEVEEALPAHAGLGSGTQLGLAVGAALVRLQGLNVAPRALAASLGRGQRSSIGLGAFETGGVILDGGRGARDEPPPIVARAAIPSSWRILLIYDHALAGLSGQRETAAMASLPPFPEELADRLCRLAVLGAMPAAAEGDAQAFGRAIGEMQRRLGDHFAKAQGGRFTSADVAEALAVIEARGVPGVGQSSWGPTGFAVLGDAREAEALAAELRARFASRPNVAFEITRGARRGADIEDLPGDAGAEGLLLTGETHVRR; from the coding sequence ATGGACCGAACCAGCACCCCAGCAACGCCGCCCCGACGCGGCTCGGAAGCGCCGCACGCCGTTAGGGTAAGCGCGCCCGGGCGTCTGCACGTCGGTTTTCTGGATCTCGGCGGCGCCCTTGGACGTCGTTACGGCGGACTCGGCCTGTCGCTCGAGACTCCCGTCACCCGCGTGACGTTGCGCCGCGCCGCGCGACTGAGCGCGACAGGACCTGACGCGGACCGCGCGGCGGCGGCGGTTCGAACGATCGCCACGGCCTTCAGGGTGTCCGAGAAGGTCGCGGTGGAGGTCGAGGAAGCGTTGCCTGCTCACGCCGGCTTGGGATCGGGCACGCAACTTGGCCTCGCCGTCGGGGCGGCGCTGGTGCGGTTGCAGGGGTTGAACGTCGCCCCGCGCGCGCTCGCAGCGTCTCTCGGACGTGGCCAGCGCTCCAGCATCGGCCTCGGCGCGTTCGAGACCGGCGGCGTGATTCTCGACGGCGGACGCGGCGCCCGCGACGAGCCGCCTCCGATCGTGGCCCGCGCCGCGATCCCCTCCTCCTGGCGGATCCTCCTGATCTACGACCACGCTCTCGCCGGCCTGAGCGGCCAGCGCGAGACCGCCGCCATGGCGAGCCTGCCGCCATTCCCCGAAGAGCTCGCCGATCGCCTGTGCCGGCTCGCCGTGCTGGGCGCGATGCCCGCCGCCGCCGAAGGCGACGCGCAAGCTTTCGGACGCGCGATCGGCGAGATGCAGCGTCGCCTCGGCGATCATTTCGCCAAGGCCCAGGGCGGGCGCTTCACCAGCGCCGACGTCGCGGAGGCCCTGGCCGTGATCGAGGCGCGCGGCGTTCCGGGTGTCGGCCAAAGCTCATGGGGCCCGACCGGCTTCGCCGTCCTCGGCGACGCGCGGGAGGCCGAGGCGCTCGCGGCGGAACTGCGCGCGCGCTTCGCCAGCCGGCCGAACGTCGCCTTCGAAATCACCCGCGGCGCGCGCCGCGGCGCCGACATTGAGGACCTTCCCGGCGACGCCGGCGCGGAAGGGCTTCTGCTTACCGGAGAGACGCATGTCCGACGCTGA
- a CDS encoding ATPase domain-containing protein, producing MARADGRTSTGNEGLDAVLRGGLVTNRLYLLEGSPGSGKTTLALQFLLDGAARGEPGLYVTLSETDEELRGVAASHGWSLDAISIFELAAAEEALGAERQQSILHPWENELGGTIQLIKDEVQRIKPRRVVFDSLSEMRLLAQDPLRYRRQVLALKQFFAPLDVTVFIVDDLTGEEIGQRDAHLHSLCHGVITLQRLTLEFGAARRRLEVQKLRGVDFIGGYHDFVLRKGGLEVYPRLIAAEHHEPFVGEPVQSGVPELDELLGGGPRRGTTTLLSGPAGAGKTTISLQYAYAACERGEHCTIYEFDERIGTMLSRSKAMGLDLDRHIEAGRLVIQQVHPAEISPGEFAWRVRQEVEGRDSRLVVIDSLNGYMAAMPQEQQLVLQVHELLSYLNQRGVTTLLINPQTGLVGSMATGSINISYVSDAVILIRFFEAEGRIRKAISILKNRSGQHEDAIRELRIDSHGVRVGAPLSEFRGVLTGTPEYVGPRRPLMEDRGDGA from the coding sequence ATGGCGCGTGCTGACGGACGGACATCGACGGGAAACGAGGGCCTCGACGCGGTGTTGCGGGGCGGCCTGGTGACGAACCGGCTCTATCTCCTCGAAGGCTCGCCGGGCTCGGGAAAGACCACGCTTGCTCTTCAGTTTCTTCTCGACGGCGCCGCGCGGGGTGAGCCCGGCCTCTACGTGACGCTGTCCGAGACCGACGAAGAGCTGCGGGGCGTGGCCGCGTCGCATGGATGGTCGCTCGACGCGATCTCCATCTTCGAGCTCGCCGCCGCCGAGGAGGCGCTTGGCGCCGAGCGGCAGCAATCGATTCTCCACCCTTGGGAAAACGAACTCGGCGGCACGATCCAGCTGATCAAGGACGAGGTGCAGCGGATCAAGCCGCGCCGCGTCGTTTTCGACAGCCTGTCCGAGATGCGGCTGCTCGCGCAGGATCCCTTGCGCTACCGTCGCCAGGTGCTCGCCCTCAAACAGTTTTTCGCGCCGCTCGACGTCACCGTGTTCATCGTGGACGACCTTACCGGCGAAGAGATCGGCCAGCGCGACGCCCATCTTCATAGCCTCTGCCACGGCGTCATCACCTTGCAGCGGCTCACGCTGGAGTTCGGCGCCGCGCGGCGGCGGCTCGAAGTCCAGAAGCTGAGGGGCGTCGACTTTATCGGCGGGTATCACGACTTCGTCCTACGCAAGGGTGGGCTCGAGGTGTACCCGCGCCTGATCGCGGCCGAGCATCACGAGCCGTTCGTCGGGGAGCCTGTGCAGAGCGGCGTGCCGGAGCTCGACGAACTGCTCGGCGGGGGGCCTCGTCGGGGCACCACCACCTTGCTGTCGGGGCCAGCCGGCGCCGGAAAGACGACGATCTCGCTCCAGTACGCCTACGCCGCCTGCGAGCGCGGCGAGCACTGCACGATCTACGAGTTCGACGAACGGATCGGCACCATGCTGTCGCGATCGAAGGCCATGGGCCTCGATCTCGATCGCCATATCGAGGCGGGGCGGCTCGTCATCCAGCAGGTCCACCCCGCTGAAATCTCTCCCGGGGAGTTCGCCTGGCGCGTGCGCCAGGAGGTGGAGGGCCGCGACTCGCGTCTCGTCGTCATCGACAGCCTGAACGGCTACATGGCCGCGATGCCTCAGGAGCAGCAGCTCGTTCTGCAGGTGCACGAACTGCTTTCCTATCTGAACCAACGCGGCGTCACGACGTTGCTGATCAATCCGCAGACAGGGCTCGTCGGCAGCATGGCCACCGGATCGATCAACATCTCCTACGTGTCCGACGCCGTGATCCTCATCAGGTTCTTCGAGGCGGAGGGGCGCATCCGCAAGGCGATCTCGATCCTGAAAAACCGGAGCGGCCAGCATGAGGACGCGATCCGCGAGTTGCGGATTGATTCGCACGGCGTCCGCGTCGGCGCGCCGCTGTCGGAGTTCCGCGGCGTGCTGACGGGTACGCCCGAATATGTCGGTCCCCGCAGGCCGCTGATGGAAGATCGCGGCGATGGAGCCTAG
- a CDS encoding EAL domain-containing protein, with protein sequence MSLKLQNEILEMIARGKPVRETAMKLCEEAQLLAPGCLCSILRVDQDGKLRTLAAPVIDPAFSAAIEGLPIGPNVGSCGAAAFFGTPIVATDIATDPRWADFRALALEHHLAACWSSPIVGRAGKVVGTFAFYSRTPRGPTVAEKLIVRSCIDLCAIAIERSDAEEESQRLAYFDSLTGLANRASFDRALEQAKSDAPGDFALLLIDVDRLKLVNDTLGHASGDDLLREVARRIEAASPKGAAYRLSGDEFAVVAFGPLSSVRLQDVAHAVITSMTAPTTCGGHVVRATVTIGSAGLDAPGDTPDTVRQNADFALYHAKENNRGRLVAYDPHLVTKITSRFRCIRDVGEALNEGRVEAHYQPIVRLDTREIVGVEALCRVRTRTGEIVPAAAFQQAVADATTSARITEVMLAAVARDVRGWLDAGIPFQHVGLNVTTGDFQRSDLVQRIEGAFGQHDVPLSHVILEVTESVYMSDNDPMVANAVRTLRNRGLRVALDDFGTGFASLTHLLTFPVDVIKIDKSFVADLSGGGPSSAIVEGLIGIAQKLNMRVVAEGVETEEQRAHLRTLGCTLAQGFLFAHPSDRHTTTDLLKRFAQPSARSPGASSRSYVRSA encoded by the coding sequence ATGTCGCTTAAGCTTCAGAATGAGATCCTTGAAATGATCGCGCGCGGCAAGCCCGTCCGCGAGACTGCGATGAAGCTTTGCGAAGAAGCCCAACTCCTCGCTCCGGGATGCCTGTGCTCGATCCTCCGAGTGGACCAGGACGGTAAGCTTCGCACTCTCGCGGCCCCAGTCATTGATCCCGCATTTTCCGCTGCGATCGAAGGCCTCCCAATCGGGCCAAACGTCGGGTCGTGCGGCGCCGCCGCCTTTTTCGGAACGCCGATCGTCGCGACGGACATCGCAACCGACCCGCGCTGGGCCGACTTTCGCGCCCTGGCGCTGGAGCATCATCTGGCGGCCTGCTGGTCGAGCCCGATCGTCGGGCGCGCCGGAAAAGTCGTCGGAACGTTCGCGTTTTACTCCCGAACGCCGCGGGGCCCCACCGTCGCCGAGAAACTGATCGTTCGATCGTGCATCGACCTCTGCGCCATCGCGATCGAGCGCAGCGACGCCGAGGAGGAAAGCCAACGCCTCGCCTATTTCGACTCGCTGACGGGGCTTGCGAACCGTGCGAGCTTCGATCGCGCGCTGGAGCAGGCGAAGAGCGACGCGCCCGGCGATTTCGCCCTGCTGCTGATCGACGTCGACCGCTTGAAGCTCGTCAATGACACTCTCGGACACGCCAGCGGGGACGATCTTCTGCGCGAGGTGGCGCGGCGCATCGAAGCCGCGTCTCCCAAAGGGGCGGCGTACCGGCTTTCGGGCGACGAGTTCGCGGTCGTCGCCTTCGGACCTCTGTCGTCGGTGCGGCTTCAGGACGTCGCTCACGCCGTCATTACCTCCATGACCGCGCCGACAACCTGCGGCGGGCACGTCGTTCGCGCGACCGTCACGATCGGAAGCGCCGGTTTGGACGCGCCCGGCGACACCCCCGACACCGTCCGGCAGAACGCGGACTTCGCGCTCTATCACGCGAAGGAAAACAACCGCGGACGTCTGGTCGCCTACGATCCTCATCTCGTCACCAAGATCACTTCCCGCTTCCGCTGCATTCGCGACGTCGGCGAGGCGCTGAACGAAGGGCGTGTGGAAGCCCATTACCAGCCTATCGTGCGGCTCGACACGCGCGAGATCGTCGGTGTGGAAGCTCTTTGCCGCGTAAGGACGAGAACCGGCGAGATCGTGCCCGCCGCGGCGTTCCAACAGGCCGTGGCCGACGCCACGACGTCCGCGCGGATCACCGAGGTCATGCTGGCGGCCGTCGCCCGCGACGTCCGCGGCTGGCTGGACGCCGGCATCCCGTTTCAGCATGTGGGCCTGAACGTCACGACCGGGGATTTCCAGCGCAGCGACCTGGTTCAGCGCATCGAGGGAGCCTTCGGCCAGCATGACGTGCCGCTGAGCCATGTGATCCTCGAGGTGACCGAGTCGGTCTACATGAGCGACAATGACCCCATGGTCGCCAACGCTGTCCGCACCCTTCGAAACCGTGGCCTGAGGGTCGCGCTCGACGATTTCGGGACCGGCTTCGCCTCTCTCACCCATCTGCTTACGTTTCCCGTCGACGTCATCAAGATCGACAAGTCGTTCGTGGCGGATCTAAGCGGCGGCGGTCCGAGCTCGGCGATCGTCGAAGGCCTGATCGGCATCGCGCAGAAGCTGAACATGCGGGTGGTTGCGGAGGGGGTAGAGACGGAAGAGCAGCGGGCCCACCTGCGAACCTTGGGATGCACCCTGGCGCAGGGGTTTCTGTTTGCGCATCCGTCGGATCGTCACACGACGACAGATCTCCTCAAGCGGTTCGCGCAGCCCTCCGCGCGGTCGCCGGGCGCATCGTCCCGTAGCTACGTCCGGTCCGCGTAG
- the mch gene encoding methenyltetrahydromethanopterin cyclohydrolase has protein sequence MTQSPPSVGALVAPHVASLVADAQALRLGVELTATGATIVDAGIAVRGGLEAGRRITEICLGGMGKATFAPDTRFPRWNTAIQITTVDPVIACLGSQYAGWSLSDGDFFALGSGPARALWAKEELFGELGYKDASETATLVLETDKRPPDSLIAHIAKECGVAEDKLTLILTPTTSLAGSVQVVGRVLEVALHKAHSLHFPLERIVDGAGVAPVPPPAADFMSGMGRTNDAVLYGGEISLYVEGPEDEAEQLANGLPSSTSRDHGRPFGEIFAGYNYDFYACDAGLFSPAVVTVTALSTGKSFTAGAYEPALIAKSFGG, from the coding sequence ATGACCCAATCTCCTCCCAGCGTCGGCGCGCTCGTCGCGCCGCACGTCGCGTCCCTCGTCGCAGACGCGCAGGCGCTGCGGCTCGGCGTCGAGCTCACCGCGACCGGCGCGACCATCGTCGACGCCGGCATCGCCGTCCGCGGCGGCCTCGAGGCCGGCCGGCGCATCACCGAGATCTGCCTTGGCGGCATGGGCAAGGCGACCTTCGCCCCCGACACGCGCTTCCCGCGCTGGAACACGGCGATCCAGATCACCACCGTCGATCCCGTGATCGCCTGCCTCGGGAGCCAGTACGCCGGCTGGAGCCTCTCCGACGGCGACTTCTTCGCGCTCGGCTCCGGCCCCGCGCGCGCCCTCTGGGCCAAGGAAGAGCTGTTCGGCGAGCTTGGCTACAAGGACGCGTCCGAGACCGCCACGCTGGTGCTCGAAACCGACAAGCGTCCGCCGGACTCGCTGATCGCCCACATCGCCAAGGAGTGCGGCGTGGCGGAAGACAAGCTGACGCTGATCCTCACCCCCACGACGAGCCTCGCCGGCTCCGTGCAGGTGGTCGGCCGCGTGCTCGAGGTGGCGCTCCACAAGGCGCACTCGCTGCACTTCCCGCTGGAGCGGATCGTCGACGGGGCGGGCGTCGCCCCTGTGCCGCCGCCGGCCGCCGACTTCATGTCCGGCATGGGCCGCACCAACGACGCGGTGCTCTACGGCGGCGAGATCTCGCTCTACGTCGAAGGACCCGAGGACGAGGCCGAGCAGCTCGCCAACGGCCTGCCCTCCTCCACCTCGCGCGACCACGGCCGCCCGTTCGGCGAGATCTTCGCGGGCTACAACTACGACTTCTACGCCTGCGACGCCGGCCTGTTCTCGCCGGCGGTCGTCACCGTGACGGCGCTGTCGACCGGCAAGAGCTTCACCGCCGGCGCCTACGAGCCGGCGCTGATCGCGAAGTCCTTCGGCGGCTGA
- a CDS encoding GNAT family N-acetyltransferase gives MPTEASGSLIRTADIEDVPALAAIYGDHVLHGTASFEEIPPSVDEMTRRLRAVQEAGLPYLVAEVDGAVVGFAYAGPHRPRAAYRHTVEDSIYLAPEAQGRGLGRALLEELILRCEATGRLRQMIAVIGDSANAGSVAVHARAGFRMVGAMTDVGFKFGRWLDTVIMQRPLGDA, from the coding sequence ATGCCGACCGAAGCCTCTGGCTCACTGATCAGGACGGCCGACATCGAGGACGTTCCGGCCCTCGCGGCGATCTACGGCGACCATGTCCTTCACGGCACGGCCTCCTTCGAGGAAATCCCGCCGAGCGTCGACGAAATGACCCGGCGCCTGCGCGCGGTGCAGGAGGCTGGGCTGCCCTACCTCGTCGCTGAGGTGGACGGCGCGGTCGTGGGCTTCGCCTACGCCGGGCCGCACCGGCCCCGCGCCGCCTATCGGCACACGGTGGAGGACTCGATCTACCTCGCACCGGAGGCCCAGGGCCGCGGCCTGGGACGCGCCCTGCTTGAAGAGCTCATCCTGCGTTGCGAAGCGACGGGACGACTGCGCCAGATGATCGCCGTGATCGGCGACAGCGCAAACGCCGGTTCGGTCGCGGTCCACGCCCGCGCCGGTTTCCGGATGGTCGGCGCCATGACGGACGTCGGATTCAAGTTTGGGCGCTGGCTCGACACGGTCATCATGCAAAGACCGCTTGGCGATGCTTGA
- a CDS encoding NAD(P)-dependent methylenetetrahydromethanopterin dehydrogenase: MSDAEPIFHMITPLKHTSPFDVNMAVDAGFQVISANVEVGLKDVVGLTQDAMFSRSPDDAKRTVLFIGGKDASLALDQMKAAGGALFPPFEISIFADPAGSFTTAAAMIALVEKHLASKRPEGLKGAKVQIYGATGIVGGIAAVIAAQQGAEVTLVSHRVIEDVEVKAIDFKKRFGVLLECAVATDDAEKKALVPQADVILTAASAGVEVISREVLEAATNLLVAADINAVPPTGIAGVGANDDGIALPHGVGVGALVIGQLKYQVQHQILKRIRNSDVALRVGVLEAYELARTLSA; encoded by the coding sequence ATGTCCGACGCTGAACCGATCTTCCACATGATCACGCCGCTCAAGCACACGAGCCCGTTCGACGTGAATATGGCGGTGGACGCGGGCTTCCAGGTGATCTCGGCGAACGTCGAGGTGGGTCTCAAGGACGTCGTCGGCCTCACGCAGGACGCGATGTTCTCGCGCTCGCCGGACGACGCCAAGCGGACCGTTCTGTTCATCGGCGGCAAGGACGCGAGCCTGGCGTTGGACCAGATGAAGGCCGCAGGCGGCGCGCTGTTCCCGCCGTTCGAGATTTCGATCTTCGCCGACCCCGCCGGCTCCTTCACCACGGCGGCTGCGATGATCGCGCTGGTGGAGAAGCATCTGGCGAGCAAGCGGCCCGAAGGCCTGAAGGGCGCCAAGGTGCAGATCTACGGCGCGACCGGCATCGTCGGCGGCATCGCGGCGGTGATCGCCGCCCAGCAGGGCGCCGAGGTCACGCTCGTCAGCCACCGGGTGATCGAGGACGTCGAGGTCAAGGCGATCGACTTCAAGAAGCGCTTCGGCGTCCTTCTGGAGTGCGCCGTGGCGACCGACGACGCCGAGAAGAAGGCGCTCGTGCCGCAGGCGGACGTGATCCTGACGGCGGCCTCCGCTGGCGTCGAGGTCATTTCCCGCGAGGTCCTGGAGGCCGCCACAAACCTGCTCGTCGCCGCCGACATCAACGCTGTCCCGCCTACCGGGATCGCAGGCGTCGGCGCGAACGACGACGGGATCGCCTTGCCCCACGGCGTCGGCGTCGGCGCGCTCGTGATCGGCCAGCTGAAGTACCAGGTGCAGCACCAGATCCTGAAGCGGATCCGCAATTCCGACGTGGCGCTCAGAGTCGGCGTCCTTGAGGCCTATGAGCTCGCGCGCACCCTCTCGGCCTGA
- a CDS encoding ATP-grasp domain-containing protein, whose translation MLGAGFEHAPGLMAAIDRRWPVSGASPGTVAQLKDPFALAALLRRIGAPHPAVAADARPGWLSKRAGASGGGHIRFGGRAARGRYFQQPIAGDPVSALFLADGRRASLIGFSRQWTDPAANAPFRYGGAVGPVPVPSALRSAVDACLDGIVAQTGLRGLASLDLLVDGEAFVALEVNPRPGATLDVFDRGPASLFAAHLEASAGRLPAMPSAALAPQAAAVIYAPVDCAVAALARPSWTADWPADNDVIPRGAPACTAFAAAATPEAARALVAARRSRLLTSLGAGHSAARPTRTTVSA comes from the coding sequence GTGCTCGGCGCCGGCTTCGAGCACGCGCCTGGATTGATGGCCGCGATCGACCGCCGCTGGCCGGTGAGCGGCGCCTCGCCTGGAACCGTAGCGCAGCTCAAGGATCCGTTCGCGCTCGCCGCGCTCCTACGCCGGATCGGCGCGCCGCATCCGGCCGTCGCCGCCGACGCGCGGCCGGGATGGCTCTCCAAGCGCGCCGGGGCGTCCGGCGGGGGGCATATCCGCTTCGGCGGGCGTGCCGCGCGCGGCCGCTATTTCCAGCAACCCATAGCCGGCGATCCGGTGTCGGCGCTTTTCCTCGCTGACGGTCGCCGGGCGTCGCTCATCGGCTTCTCGCGCCAGTGGACCGATCCCGCGGCCAACGCGCCGTTCCGGTACGGCGGCGCGGTGGGGCCCGTCCCCGTTCCCAGCGCGTTGCGCTCAGCTGTCGATGCCTGCCTCGACGGGATCGTCGCGCAGACCGGCCTGCGGGGGCTCGCGAGCCTCGATCTTTTGGTCGACGGCGAGGCGTTTGTGGCGCTTGAGGTCAACCCCCGGCCCGGCGCGACGCTCGACGTGTTCGACCGGGGACCAGCGTCCCTGTTCGCCGCCCATCTCGAGGCCTCCGCAGGCCGGCTGCCCGCCATGCCGTCCGCCGCCCTGGCGCCGCAGGCGGCGGCGGTTATCTACGCACCTGTCGACTGCGCCGTCGCCGCGCTCGCCCGTCCGTCATGGACCGCCGACTGGCCCGCGGACAACGACGTCATTCCCCGCGGCGCGCCGGCCTGTACGGCGTTCGCCGCCGCCGCGACTCCCGAGGCAGCGCGCGCGCTCGTAGCTGCGCGGCGCTCGCGCCTCCTCACCTCGCTCGGCGCGGGCCATTCCGCCGCCCGGCCAACACGAACAACGGTGTCCGCATGA
- a CDS encoding 4a-hydroxytetrahydrobiopterin dehydratase — MADPKTTIPPEEVERRLAADLPKWRLEDGWIRRTYKTTGWKSTLMVINTVGHLAEAAWHHPDLTASYAWVEVRLMSHDAKGITERDFELAAKIESVVQWKPAEDDALEGTPQGDLRFSYVKYD; from the coding sequence GTGGCCGATCCGAAGACGACGATTCCGCCCGAGGAAGTCGAACGGCGTCTCGCCGCTGACCTTCCGAAGTGGCGGCTCGAGGACGGCTGGATACGCCGCACCTACAAGACGACAGGCTGGAAGAGCACGCTGATGGTGATCAACACCGTCGGCCATCTTGCCGAGGCGGCGTGGCACCATCCCGATCTGACGGCGTCCTACGCCTGGGTCGAGGTGCGGCTGATGTCGCACGACGCCAAGGGGATCACCGAGCGCGACTTCGAACTCGCGGCGAAGATCGAGAGCGTCGTGCAGTGGAAGCCCGCCGAAGACGACGCCCTCGAAGGCACGCCCCAGGGCGACCTTCGCTTCTCCTATGTGAAGTATGACTGA